One region of Ignavibacteria bacterium genomic DNA includes:
- a CDS encoding aminopeptidase codes for MAKTKLDKAAVIAIKDCMGAKKKEKILVVTDEVKRDIGYVLYNNALSLGYEALLVEMKSRQFNGEEPPAEVAELMQKYDVVFCPTAKSLTHTDARRQASDNGARIATFPGITPEVMIRGLNADYKKIAALTLKLKKVFEKTRTVRVTSPAGTDITMDISGRTAYASKGLFHKKGESGNLPTGETFVAPLEGTSQGVVVVDGSMAGLGMMKNANIRIKVENGYATEIKGGPEAKKLIKLLDAHGKDARNVAEFGIGTNDKAKLSGILLEDEKVMGTIHIAFGDNKSMGGSVRVASHLDGLVKKPTVYFDGKIIMKDGKLLLK; via the coding sequence ATGGCAAAAACTAAACTCGACAAAGCGGCAGTAATTGCAATTAAGGATTGCATGGGTGCAAAGAAAAAAGAAAAAATTCTTGTCGTTACAGACGAAGTAAAAAGAGATATCGGTTATGTATTATATAATAATGCCCTCAGCCTGGGCTATGAGGCTCTCTTAGTTGAAATGAAATCGCGCCAGTTTAACGGTGAGGAACCCCCGGCTGAAGTGGCAGAACTCATGCAGAAATACGACGTTGTTTTCTGCCCCACGGCAAAATCACTCACTCATACAGATGCCAGGCGCCAGGCTTCTGATAATGGAGCCAGAATTGCAACTTTCCCCGGCATTACGCCTGAAGTAATGATACGCGGCTTAAACGCAGATTATAAAAAAATTGCAGCTTTGACTCTTAAACTGAAAAAAGTATTTGAAAAAACCAGAACCGTAAGGGTTACTTCTCCGGCCGGGACCGACATTACAATGGATATCTCTGGGCGAACGGCTTATGCCAGCAAGGGGCTTTTCCATAAAAAAGGGGAAAGCGGTAACCTACCTACGGGTGAAACCTTTGTGGCCCCCCTGGAAGGAACCTCACAGGGCGTTGTTGTCGTTGACGGCTCCATGGCGGGCCTTGGCATGATGAAAAACGCCAATATCAGAATTAAGGTCGAAAATGGCTATGCCACTGAAATTAAAGGCGGCCCCGAGGCTAAAAAACTCATTAAATTGCTGGACGCCCACGGAAAAGATGCCCGCAATGTGGCTGAATTCGGAATCGGTACCAACGATAAGGCAAAGTTAAGCGGCATACTCCTTGAAGACGAGAAGGTCATGGGAACAATTCACATAGCTTTCGGGGATAATAAATCAATGGGCGGAAGTGTCCGCGTGGCAAGCCACCTGGATGGACTGGTTAAAAAGCCTACGGTTTATTTTGACGGAAAAATTATTATGAAAGACGGGAAACTGCTCCTTAAATAG
- a CDS encoding UvrD-helicase domain-containing protein, giving the protein MTLLKTLNLEQKEAVEYLDGPQMIVAGAGSGKTRVLTYKIAYLIDQGFEPSSILALTFTNKAANEMKQRIRSLIGESANHLWMGTFHSIFAKILRIEAEKINFKSNFSIYDTEDSSALVSTILQEMNWMMEGVTANSIHHKISFLKNQMIYPKEYADNIASSVLERKIADIYEEFNKRLHENNSMDFDDLLLKPIELFKEKEKVLQKYKKKFTYILVDEYQDTNRAQYELLRLLVSSKRNICVVGDDAQSIYGWRGADIRNMLDFERDFPKAKIFRLEQNYRSTKTILAAAGSVIKNNQEQIAKTLWTENNDGEELALVRCSDEKDEAYQLTKLIKEEISQKKLSYKDFAILYRINSQSRALEDAFRRERIPYRIIGGIEFYKRKEVKDVIAYLRVLANQADEESLLRIMNFPQRGIGNTSISKMIAFARKHHLTLFDTMMRVFEVIEVKERIQKNVKAFKLLLDKYITLNEKLSLSELISALIDELGILRVYKEENTPESLVRYENIQELLNAISDYSKSVPNATMEQYLAEVSLVSGVDQMEDENNSVTMMTVHSAKGLEFPVVFVSGLEEDIFPLAPKFNSDARIEEERRLFYVALTRAQSKVFLTYARSRYRFGEVAYQSKSRFIEELDPATYVELNGAAGRKGSSRRTKKDFMYDEHYQEDYDDFNQEQKSLRMGSKVMHEKFGLGKVQQINGIGEMQRVTVAFEEAGVKQLLVKFAKLKVL; this is encoded by the coding sequence ATGACATTACTTAAGACCTTAAATTTAGAGCAAAAAGAAGCTGTTGAGTATCTTGACGGCCCGCAAATGATTGTTGCCGGAGCAGGATCCGGGAAAACCAGGGTGCTGACTTATAAGATCGCATACCTGATTGACCAGGGATTCGAGCCTTCTTCTATCCTGGCTCTCACTTTTACAAACAAGGCAGCAAACGAGATGAAACAGCGCATCCGCTCACTTATAGGCGAAAGCGCAAACCACCTCTGGATGGGTACTTTCCACTCCATTTTTGCCAAAATACTCCGTATTGAAGCCGAAAAAATTAACTTTAAGAGCAATTTCTCGATCTATGACACCGAAGATTCCTCGGCTCTTGTAAGCACAATACTCCAGGAAATGAACTGGATGATGGAAGGCGTTACGGCAAATTCAATCCACCATAAGATCAGCTTCCTGAAGAACCAGATGATCTATCCTAAAGAATATGCCGATAATATCGCATCTTCCGTGCTGGAGAGGAAAATTGCCGATATATATGAAGAATTCAACAAGCGCCTGCACGAGAATAACTCTATGGACTTTGACGACCTGCTCTTAAAGCCTATTGAGCTTTTTAAGGAAAAGGAGAAGGTCCTTCAGAAGTATAAAAAGAAATTTACATATATACTGGTAGATGAATACCAGGATACCAACCGTGCTCAGTACGAACTCTTAAGACTCCTTGTCTCGTCTAAAAGAAACATTTGTGTCGTCGGCGATGACGCTCAGAGCATTTACGGCTGGAGAGGCGCCGATATACGCAATATGCTCGACTTTGAAAGGGATTTCCCGAAAGCTAAAATATTCCGCCTCGAGCAGAACTACCGCTCAACCAAGACCATTCTGGCTGCAGCAGGTTCAGTTATAAAGAACAACCAGGAACAGATAGCCAAGACGCTCTGGACAGAAAACAATGACGGCGAAGAGCTTGCTCTCGTCAGGTGCTCGGATGAAAAGGACGAGGCTTACCAGCTTACAAAGCTTATAAAAGAGGAAATCTCGCAGAAGAAGCTTTCATATAAGGATTTTGCAATACTCTATAGAATTAACTCACAGTCCAGGGCCCTTGAAGACGCCTTCAGGCGCGAGAGGATTCCATACAGAATCATCGGCGGAATAGAATTTTATAAGAGAAAAGAAGTAAAAGATGTAATTGCATACCTGAGGGTCCTGGCAAACCAGGCCGATGAGGAAAGCCTGCTCAGGATTATGAACTTTCCGCAGCGCGGAATAGGCAATACTTCCATCTCCAAGATGATTGCTTTTGCCAGAAAGCATCACCTTACACTCTTCGATACAATGATGAGGGTCTTCGAGGTAATTGAGGTAAAGGAAAGAATTCAGAAGAACGTCAAGGCATTCAAGCTCCTTCTGGATAAATATATTACACTCAATGAAAAACTCTCCTTAAGCGAGCTTATTTCGGCCCTTATTGATGAACTCGGTATACTCAGGGTTTATAAGGAGGAAAACACTCCCGAGTCGCTCGTAAGATATGAGAACATTCAGGAACTCCTTAACGCAATAAGCGACTACTCCAAAAGTGTCCCAAATGCTACTATGGAACAGTACCTGGCCGAGGTCTCTCTTGTCTCGGGAGTCGATCAGATGGAAGACGAGAATAACAGCGTTACAATGATGACTGTCCACAGCGCAAAAGGGCTGGAATTCCCGGTCGTTTTTGTCTCGGGCCTTGAAGAGGATATATTCCCGCTTGCCCCCAAATTTAACTCCGACGCCAGAATTGAAGAGGAAAGACGCCTTTTCTATGTCGCACTTACACGCGCACAGTCGAAAGTTTTTCTAACCTACGCCCGTTCACGCTACCGCTTTGGAGAGGTTGCATACCAGAGCAAATCCAGGTTCATCGAGGAACTGGACCCGGCAACTTATGTCGAGCTTAACGGTGCCGCGGGGCGCAAGGGCTCCAGCCGCCGCACTAAGAAAGATTTTATGTACGATGAGCATTACCAGGAGGACTATGATGACTTTAACCAGGAGCAGAAGTCTCTCCGTATGGGCTCAAAGGTAATGCATGAAAAGTTCGGTCTCGGAAAGGTCCAGCAGATCAACGGCATCGGCGAGATGCAGAGAGTTACAGTAGCCTTCGAGGAGGCAGGTGTAAAACAGCTCCTTGTGAAATTTGCAAAATTAAAAGTTCTTTAG
- a CDS encoding 6-phosphofructokinase: MKIGVLTGGGDCPGLNPVIRAVVRKSIQNGHQVVGFTEGWKGLLENKYINLDVDAVSGILHRGGTILRSSRTNVYKVPNGEATIIKNMKDSGIDALVAIGGEDTLGVATKLYKAGVNVVGVPKTIDNDLNATDYTFGFDTAVNIAMEAIDRLHTTAESHNRVMVVEVMGRHAGWIALHSGMAGGADIILIPEQPFKMDEVCDVLKKRHARGKNFSIVVVAEGAQWDTSDEKESMILQSQELDSFGHVRLGGIGNLLASEIEKRTGFETRATILGHVQRGGSPTAFDRVLGTRFGVFAAELVEKGDFGKMASLRGVDIVAVPLEAATGELKTVDAKLMDVAATFFG, encoded by the coding sequence ATGAAAATTGGAGTGTTGACTGGCGGGGGAGATTGCCCAGGTCTGAATCCTGTTATCCGTGCAGTTGTTAGAAAGTCCATTCAGAATGGCCATCAGGTTGTTGGTTTTACAGAAGGGTGGAAAGGTTTACTTGAGAATAAATATATTAATCTGGATGTCGATGCAGTTTCAGGTATTTTACATCGCGGTGGTACTATTCTCAGAAGTTCACGCACAAACGTTTATAAAGTGCCGAACGGCGAAGCTACTATAATTAAGAATATGAAGGACAGCGGCATAGATGCGCTCGTGGCTATCGGCGGCGAGGATACACTCGGTGTTGCAACAAAATTATACAAGGCAGGCGTTAACGTTGTTGGCGTTCCCAAGACAATCGACAACGATCTTAACGCAACAGATTATACCTTCGGATTCGATACAGCTGTTAATATTGCAATGGAAGCCATTGACCGCCTCCACACAACAGCCGAATCACACAACCGCGTAATGGTAGTTGAAGTAATGGGCCGTCACGCCGGATGGATAGCACTTCATTCAGGTATGGCCGGCGGAGCTGACATTATTCTTATCCCTGAACAGCCTTTCAAAATGGACGAAGTTTGCGACGTCCTGAAGAAAAGACACGCAAGAGGCAAAAACTTCTCTATAGTCGTTGTTGCCGAAGGCGCACAGTGGGATACATCTGATGAAAAAGAGAGTATGATTTTGCAGAGCCAGGAACTCGATTCATTCGGCCACGTAAGACTTGGCGGAATCGGAAACCTCCTTGCAAGCGAAATTGAAAAGCGTACAGGCTTTGAAACAAGAGCAACAATTTTAGGCCACGTTCAAAGAGGCGGATCTCCAACAGCTTTCGACAGAGTACTCGGTACACGCTTCGGCGTATTTGCCGCTGAACTGGTGGAAAAGGGTGACTTCGGTAAAATGGCTTCACTCAGGGGTGTTGACATAGTTGCCGTTCCTCTTGAAGCTGCTACAGGAGAACTTAAGACTGTTGATGCAAAGCTGATGGATGTTGCTGCAACATTCTTCGGATGA
- a CDS encoding NAD(P)-binding domain-containing protein — protein sequence MDSNSYGFIGGGRITRIILKGLSNTGLTFPNVVVSDIIAGYLEKLKQTYPEICISYNDDKLPARQDIVFLSLHPPLICDILKEIRTELSKNSILVSLAPKITISKMQEALGGFSRIVRVIPNAPSIVNAGYNPVSFSSGITGKEKAAVLDLLKPLGDCPVVPEEKLEAFAVLTAMGPTYLWFQLYELGNIMKEFGLSETEAEEGIKKMAEGALKTMFSGMTSEEVMDLIPIKPIGDVEEKIKETYRNKLLATYNRIKP from the coding sequence ATGGATTCAAATTCTTACGGTTTCATTGGCGGGGGCAGGATTACCCGCATAATCCTGAAGGGCCTTAGCAATACCGGGCTGACTTTTCCAAATGTCGTGGTCAGTGATATTATAGCGGGATATCTGGAAAAGCTGAAGCAGACTTATCCGGAAATTTGTATTTCATACAATGACGACAAGCTCCCGGCAAGGCAGGATATTGTTTTCCTTTCACTTCATCCCCCGCTTATATGTGACATTTTGAAAGAAATAAGGACTGAGCTCAGTAAGAACAGTATCCTTGTCTCACTGGCACCAAAGATAACAATATCAAAAATGCAGGAGGCTCTGGGAGGCTTTAGCAGGATTGTAAGAGTAATTCCGAATGCTCCTTCAATTGTAAATGCGGGTTATAACCCGGTAAGTTTTTCTTCCGGAATTACTGGAAAGGAAAAGGCGGCAGTTCTTGATCTGCTTAAGCCACTTGGCGACTGCCCTGTAGTGCCCGAGGAAAAGCTGGAGGCCTTTGCAGTCCTTACCGCAATGGGGCCCACGTATTTATGGTTCCAGCTTTATGAATTAGGAAACATCATGAAGGAATTCGGCCTCAGCGAAACTGAAGCAGAAGAAGGCATAAAGAAGATGGCCGAAGGGGCCTTAAAGACGATGTTTTCGGGTATGACTTCGGAAGAAGTAATGGATCTAATTCCCATTAAGCCGATCGGGGACGTGGAAGAAAAGATAAAAGAGACCTACAGAAATAAACTGCTGGCAACCTACAACAGAATTAAGCCATAA
- a CDS encoding GDSL family lipase, protein MNTGKMPLILIAIFTFLFAQSASAFSTGADSAAYKQNPNYWLQTGLYNIYRTQHSNVVMLGNSITHGVNWNELLGRNDVAERGIPSDMVEGFLSRLDYIYKLNPKVCFIMGGINDIYSGFSVDTVFNEYVRVIRGLQNHNIIPVIQSTLFVSQKWHNARDKNPEVNKLNMLLKDYAAKNNITFVDLIPQMTYDGLLKDELTYDGLHLNANGYAIWREKLDQILNKMIQ, encoded by the coding sequence ATGAATACAGGCAAAATGCCGCTAATCTTAATTGCAATTTTTACTTTTCTTTTTGCTCAAAGCGCCTCTGCTTTTTCAACAGGAGCAGACAGCGCCGCCTATAAACAAAATCCGAACTACTGGCTGCAGACAGGTTTATATAACATATACAGGACACAGCACTCAAACGTCGTAATGCTCGGAAACTCCATAACGCACGGCGTCAACTGGAATGAACTGCTTGGAAGAAATGATGTGGCCGAAAGAGGCATACCAAGCGATATGGTTGAAGGCTTCCTAAGCCGCCTGGACTATATCTACAAACTCAACCCAAAAGTCTGCTTTATTATGGGCGGAATAAACGATATCTATTCGGGCTTCAGTGTAGACACGGTTTTTAATGAATATGTAAGGGTGATAAGGGGACTTCAGAATCATAACATTATCCCTGTCATACAGTCAACACTTTTTGTCTCACAAAAATGGCACAACGCACGCGACAAAAATCCCGAAGTAAATAAGCTTAATATGCTCCTGAAGGATTACGCCGCGAAGAACAATATTACTTTTGTTGACCTCATTCCACAAATGACATACGATGGGCTCTTGAAGGATGAACTGACTTACGACGGCCTGCACCTGAATGCCAATGGCTATGCCATTTGGCGTGAAAAGCTGGATCAGATCCTGAATAAAATGATTCAATAG
- a CDS encoding fatty acyl-AMP ligase produces MINRYNPNETIWERWSLNAALFPEKEAIVHWDAEAEPYRWTFGSLLQNADRVALALMRKGISKGDVCAIIVRHNAGFYPLYLAIASIGAIPAVLAYPNGRLHPEKFRQGLEGMARHSGLDWIMTERELEHIIAPLTLSQNSMIRGIIFPLELHEDVPVSNDEYKEILNIRNNMKSTDPFLLQHSSGTTGLQKPVLLTHKEILLQIANYSEAVKLTDKDKIATWLPLYHDMGLIAAFHMPLASGITAIQMDPFQWVMVPEILLDAISKEKATLSWLPNFAFNLMSDKIRTEDLEGISLESVRMLINCSEPVRYDSFMKFLASFGHLGITKEKLAASYGMAEITFSATQTEPGVEPRHLEVDRQLLSKGTVKLANSSTQVVRVCVSSGKPIGKTKIKILGQEGSELPEGMVGEIVIKSETVFEGYRNYPEKTAEVLKDGWYYSGDYGFLWEGYLYAIGRKKDIIIVAGNNIYPEDVEDQVMQAGGVIPGRVIAFGEEDPAIGSEQISVIAESHFTEPEMLKKLRLDIIKTGMQIDVTIKNVYIVPPRWLIKSSAGKPARKANMERILKSKEEVLWG; encoded by the coding sequence ATGATCAACAGATATAATCCGAATGAGACCATCTGGGAACGCTGGAGCCTCAATGCGGCATTGTTCCCCGAGAAAGAGGCTATTGTTCACTGGGATGCCGAGGCTGAACCTTACAGGTGGACATTTGGCAGCCTGCTTCAAAACGCTGACAGGGTTGCCCTTGCACTCATGCGAAAGGGAATCTCAAAAGGTGACGTGTGCGCCATAATCGTTCGGCATAATGCCGGATTCTATCCTCTCTACCTCGCAATTGCAAGCATAGGCGCAATTCCTGCTGTACTGGCATACCCGAACGGAAGACTCCATCCGGAGAAGTTCAGACAGGGGCTTGAGGGAATGGCAAGACATTCGGGACTGGACTGGATAATGACTGAAAGGGAGCTTGAGCACATCATAGCTCCCCTTACACTCAGCCAGAACAGCATGATAAGGGGGATCATTTTCCCTCTGGAACTTCATGAGGACGTTCCCGTAAGTAATGATGAGTATAAGGAAATCCTCAATATACGCAATAACATGAAATCCACAGACCCATTTCTTCTGCAGCATTCCTCGGGCACAACCGGGCTGCAGAAGCCGGTCCTCCTTACGCATAAAGAGATACTGCTTCAGATTGCTAACTATTCAGAGGCAGTAAAGCTTACGGATAAGGATAAGATTGCAACCTGGCTCCCGTTGTACCATGATATGGGCCTCATTGCGGCTTTTCATATGCCCCTGGCCTCAGGTATAACGGCAATTCAGATGGATCCTTTCCAGTGGGTCATGGTGCCGGAAATACTTCTGGACGCCATTTCAAAGGAGAAGGCAACACTTTCATGGCTCCCGAACTTCGCTTTCAACCTGATGTCCGACAAGATACGCACCGAGGACCTGGAAGGCATTTCTCTTGAATCTGTAAGGATGCTCATAAACTGCAGCGAACCTGTAAGGTACGACAGCTTTATGAAATTCCTCGCCTCCTTCGGCCATCTCGGAATCACAAAGGAAAAGCTCGCGGCCAGCTATGGAATGGCTGAAATTACTTTTTCTGCAACACAGACAGAGCCTGGTGTGGAACCAAGACACCTTGAGGTCGACAGGCAGCTGCTTTCAAAGGGGACTGTAAAGCTGGCCAATAGCTCTACACAGGTCGTCCGCGTTTGTGTATCTTCCGGTAAACCGATCGGAAAGACTAAAATAAAGATTCTCGGCCAGGAGGGAAGCGAGCTCCCGGAAGGAATGGTTGGCGAAATTGTAATTAAATCGGAGACAGTTTTTGAAGGCTACAGGAACTATCCGGAAAAAACCGCTGAAGTTCTTAAAGACGGGTGGTATTATAGCGGCGACTACGGATTCTTGTGGGAGGGCTATTTATATGCTATCGGACGCAAAAAAGATATTATTATTGTCGCGGGAAATAATATTTATCCCGAAGACGTCGAGGACCAGGTCATGCAGGCCGGGGGCGTCATACCAGGCAGGGTAATTGCCTTCGGTGAGGAGGACCCTGCAATCGGAAGTGAACAGATCTCGGTTATTGCTGAATCCCACTTTACAGAGCCTGAAATGCTGAAAAAACTCCGTCTGGATATAATTAAAACAGGAATGCAGATAGACGTTACTATAAAAAATGTTTATATTGTGCCTCCAAGATGGCTCATTAAGAGCTCGGCCGGAAAACCGGCCCGCAAGGCAAATATGGAAAGAATATTAAAAAGCAAAGAAGAAGTTTTATGGGGGTAA
- a CDS encoding acyl carrier protein yields MISDRLKKTILNVLHLEDFEIQDDTRADEVPGWDSLNHINVILAVENEYKVRFKNIEVLKLKNIGDLQKLVDSKTN; encoded by the coding sequence ATGATTTCAGACAGACTGAAAAAAACAATCCTGAATGTCCTTCACCTGGAGGATTTTGAAATTCAGGACGACACCAGAGCCGACGAGGTGCCGGGCTGGGATTCATTAAACCATATTAACGTTATACTGGCAGTCGAAAATGAATACAAGGTCCGCTTTAAGAATATTGAGGTTCTGAAGCTGAAAAATATAGGGGACCTTCAAAAGCTGGTTGATTCAAAAACCAACTGA